A genomic segment from Nicotiana tabacum cultivar K326 chromosome 9, ASM71507v2, whole genome shotgun sequence encodes:
- the LOC107807037 gene encoding uncharacterized protein LOC107807037: MEEQSFFNKFLINLRSNCKYYTGYPKDLGASRVIHFTSEREFVQLLHQGYPVVVAFTIKSNYTKHLDKVLEESAAEFYPHVKFLRVECPKYPGFCITRQKKEYPFIEIFHSPEQAAAQGRVADPNITKYAVKVLPFNYDLSAYGFREYFKRHGVRTSDPN, from the exons ATGGAGGAGCAATCATTCTTTAACAAGTTCCTTATCAACCTTCGTTCCAATTGCAA GTATTATACAGGCTATCCTAAGGATCTTGGAGCATCGAGGGTAATTCACTTTACCTCAGAACGGGAATTTGTCCAACTTCTTCATCAAGGCTACCCTGTAGTTGTTGCATTTACGATCAA GAGTAACTACACCAAACATCTTGACAAAGTTCTAGAGGAGTCTGCAGCTGAGTTTTATCCGCATGTTAAATTTTTACGT gtCGAATGCCCGAAGTACCCTGGGTTTTGCATAACAAGACAAAAAAAGGAATATCCATTTATAGAGATATTTCATAGTCCAGAACAG GCAGCTGCTCAGGGCAGGGTTGCTGATCCTAATATTACCAAATACGCTGTCAAAGTTTTACCT TTCAACTATGATCTCAGTGCTTATGGATTTCGTGAGTATTTCAAAAGGCATGGAGTTCGAACATCAGATCCCAATTAA